One candidate division WOR-3 bacterium DNA window includes the following coding sequences:
- a CDS encoding ferritin, translating to MDKNILKALNDQMIREFFSSYLYLSMAAWFEKENLKGFSKWMKVQAWEELGHAMKFFEFITERGEKPELEKLEKPKVNWNSPLEVFEDAYEHEKFITKNIHELYKSAEELNDYPTKIFLHWFIEEQVEEENQTLTILDTLKKIEKSTSALYHLDYKLSKREFKKLNLKQE from the coding sequence ATGGATAAAAACATTTTAAAGGCTTTAAATGATCAGATGATAAGAGAATTTTTCTCATCCTATCTTTATCTTTCAATGGCTGCCTGGTTTGAAAAGGAAAACTTAAAGGGCTTTTCTAAATGGATGAAGGTTCAGGCATGGGAAGAACTTGGGCATGCAATGAAATTTTTTGAATTTATAACAGAAAGGGGAGAAAAACCTGAGCTTGAAAAATTAGAAAAACCAAAAGTAAATTGGAATTCACCCCTTGAAGTTTTTGAGGATGCTTATGAGCATGAGAAATTTATAACAAAAAATATACATGAACTTTATAAATCGGCTGAAGAACTAAATGACTACCCCACAAAAATTTTCTTACATTGGTTTATAGAAGAACAGGTAGAAGAGGAAAATCAAACTCTAACAATTCTTGATACTCTTAAAAAAATAGAAAAATCAACATCAGCTTTATACCATCTTGACTATAAACTTTCAAAAAGGGAATTTAAAAAACTAAATTTGAAACAAGAATAA
- the recJ gene encoding single-stranded-DNA-specific exonuclease RecJ: MKKRRWFLKTDRIPSRENLLNFLLEIREIEDKESFLNPELSYIYSHFKLKGVHESAIKLKEAIEKNERIGLYLDYDVDGITGGALLYRNLKKFGVEPEVKLPNRLKEGYGVQIEGLKELKDKGVKLVITVDSGIRAFEAAEWAFKNNIDLIITDHHVPSKELPPAFSIINPHINYPFKYLSGVGVVFKFLLYFNEIMGRNIKELLWDLDLVALGTVADIVPLVSENRVFTYLGMKVLEKSKKVGIRALKKISGREENLRTKDIAFILAPRLNSAGRISDAILSFKLLVSKEREEVIEIAKKLEKLNKERQKEQEKILKEVISIIEKEEKNKDYFIVVKGKDFHPGVIGIVSSKITEKYSRPSIVFTEEGDILRGSARGVKNLNLMEILDKLSDIIIEYGGHKSAAGLKIYKRDYEKFEERINTITSLLVKEEDLEPEIEIDAKFPIDEWDINLYKEVIEKLEPFGEGNPKPVFLEEEVFCMGNIKLRKNKHLDFYIGKNGKFFRAFVPERPDVYNRIISGKTKISVIYTPEIDYYSKNKNLFFKILDLDIKDERF, translated from the coding sequence ATGAAAAAAAGGAGATGGTTTTTAAAAACAGATAGAATTCCTTCAAGGGAAAATTTGCTTAATTTTTTACTTGAAATAAGAGAAATAGAGGATAAGGAAAGTTTTTTAAATCCTGAACTTTCCTATATATATTCACATTTTAAATTAAAGGGGGTTCATGAATCAGCAATAAAATTAAAAGAAGCAATAGAAAAAAATGAAAGGATAGGGCTCTATTTAGATTATGATGTAGACGGAATAACAGGTGGAGCGCTTTTGTACAGAAATCTAAAAAAATTCGGAGTAGAACCAGAAGTAAAGCTCCCGAACCGTTTAAAAGAGGGCTACGGTGTTCAAATTGAAGGTTTAAAGGAATTAAAAGATAAAGGCGTAAAACTCGTTATTACCGTTGATTCAGGAATAAGAGCCTTTGAAGCAGCCGAATGGGCATTTAAAAACAATATTGATCTTATCATTACTGACCACCATGTTCCTTCAAAAGAACTTCCTCCTGCCTTTTCAATAATAAATCCACATATCAATTATCCTTTTAAGTATCTTTCAGGTGTTGGAGTAGTATTTAAATTTTTACTTTATTTTAATGAAATTATGGGAAGAAATATAAAAGAACTTTTATGGGACCTTGATCTTGTTGCTCTTGGAACAGTTGCTGATATTGTTCCACTTGTATCTGAAAACAGAGTTTTTACCTATCTTGGAATGAAAGTTTTAGAAAAATCAAAAAAGGTGGGTATTAGAGCACTAAAAAAAATTTCAGGAAGAGAAGAAAATTTAAGAACAAAAGATATCGCCTTTATACTTGCACCGAGACTCAATTCAGCTGGAAGAATAAGTGATGCAATATTATCCTTTAAACTTCTTGTATCCAAAGAAAGAGAAGAAGTTATAGAAATAGCAAAAAAACTTGAAAAACTTAATAAAGAAAGACAGAAGGAACAGGAAAAAATCTTAAAAGAAGTGATTTCAATTATTGAAAAAGAAGAAAAAAATAAAGATTACTTTATTGTAGTAAAAGGGAAAGATTTTCATCCAGGTGTAATAGGAATTGTATCATCAAAAATTACCGAAAAATATTCAAGACCTTCAATTGTTTTCACAGAGGAGGGTGATATTTTAAGGGGTTCTGCAAGGGGAGTAAAAAATTTAAATCTTATGGAAATACTTGATAAACTGAGTGACATAATTATTGAATACGGCGGGCACAAAAGTGCTGCAGGTCTTAAGATTTATAAAAGGGACTATGAAAAATTTGAAGAAAGGATAAATACAATAACTTCCCTTTTAGTTAAAGAGGAAGATTTAGAGCCTGAAATTGAAATTGATGCAAAATTTCCTATAGATGAATGGGATATAAATCTTTATAAAGAAGTTATAGAAAAACTTGAACCCTTTGGTGAAGGTAACCCCAAACCAGTTTTTCTTGAGGAAGAAGTTTTCTGTATGGGTAACATAAAGCTAAGAAAAAATAAACACCTTGATTTTTACATAGGCAAAAATGGGAAATTCTTCAGAGCCTTTGTTCCTGAAAGACCTGATGTTTATAATAGAATAATATCAGGAAAAACAAAAATTTCTGTTATTTATACACCTGAAATTGATTATTATTCAAAAAATAAAAATTTATTTTTTAAAATTTTAGATCTTGATATTAAAGATGAAAGATTTTAA
- a CDS encoding SDR family oxidoreductase produces the protein MKDFKNKNFLITGASSGLGKALAYKIAKEGGNILIGSRKREILENIKEEILSKYNVKVETFFLDVTDENSVKNFIFVALESFDSIDCLINNAGMGLYSKIEDVTKEDFQKLFDLNVKGIFFLTREVIPYMKKQGKGIIVNVSSLAGYVGTPYMSIYAATKFAVRGFTDSLRRELKPFRIKVIGVYPGPFESNFFKNAINKIGAQNVSKNKLMWSNSEKVAEKIIEGIKKGKKNIYIKPLWKVIAKMHDNIPFLFDLFLSSNKYYKNFEN, from the coding sequence ATGAAAGATTTTAAAAACAAAAATTTTTTAATAACAGGTGCTTCCTCAGGTCTTGGAAAAGCACTTGCTTATAAAATTGCAAAAGAAGGCGGTAACATTTTAATTGGTTCAAGAAAAAGAGAAATTCTTGAAAATATTAAAGAAGAAATTCTTTCAAAATATAATGTTAAGGTTGAAACCTTCTTTTTAGATGTTACTGATGAAAATAGTGTTAAAAATTTTATTTTTGTAGCACTGGAAAGTTTTGACAGTATAGATTGTCTTATAAATAATGCTGGAATGGGTTTATATTCAAAAATTGAAGATGTAACAAAGGAAGATTTTCAAAAATTATTTGACCTTAATGTTAAAGGAATTTTCTTTCTAACAAGAGAAGTTATTCCCTACATGAAAAAACAAGGGAAAGGAATTATTGTAAATGTTTCCTCCCTTGCCGGTTATGTAGGAACTCCCTATATGAGCATATATGCAGCAACAAAATTTGCAGTTCGCGGTTTTACTGATTCTTTAAGAAGGGAATTAAAACCTTTTAGGATTAAAGTTATTGGTGTTTATCCTGGTCCCTTTGAATCAAACTTTTTTAAAAATGCAATAAATAAAATTGGAGCCCAGAATGTTTCAAAAAATAAATTGATGTGGTCTAACTCAGAAAAGGTTGCAGAGAAAATTATAGAAGGTATTAAAAAAGGCAAAAAGAATATATACATAAAACCCCTATGGAAAGTAATTGCTAAAATGCATGATAATATTCCCTTTTTATTTGACCTTTTCCTTTCCTCAAATAAATATTATAAAAATTTTGAAAATTAA
- a CDS encoding ROK family protein has translation MICFIIIEMKIKVAGCDIGGTRVKLCLYDGEKFFDERLFEINPEEDFLEEIIEFLNKIEGLKAIGFGIPGVIEEGNILRFAPNLPFLFGKNLDEVITDRLKVKKVFFDNDCHMNAYGEWKLGKAKGLECFIFLTLGTGVGGAVFIEGKLFRGYKNLGAEFGHVTIDPDGPICNCGNKGCLEAFASKTGIRNFLYKKKKEGVEHILTRNPLKVEPEAVYEMAKKGDTLAVECFKNLGWALGIALSDFAKVFSPQKFIIGGGISNAFEIFYPFILEEYSLRVPHYLLNIKIEMADLKDKAGMYGASLYAYDSILKEK, from the coding sequence ATGATATGCTTTATAATAATTGAAATGAAAATAAAAGTGGCTGGTTGCGATATAGGTGGAACAAGAGTAAAATTGTGTCTATATGATGGTGAAAAATTTTTTGATGAAAGATTATTTGAAATAAATCCTGAAGAAGATTTCTTAGAAGAAATAATAGAATTTTTAAATAAAATTGAAGGATTAAAAGCTATCGGTTTCGGAATTCCAGGTGTTATTGAAGAAGGTAACATTTTAAGGTTTGCTCCAAATCTCCCTTTTTTATTTGGAAAAAATCTTGATGAAGTTATAACAGATAGATTGAAAGTGAAAAAAGTTTTTTTTGATAATGACTGTCATATGAATGCTTATGGAGAATGGAAACTTGGGAAGGCAAAAGGACTTGAATGTTTTATATTTCTAACCCTTGGGACAGGTGTTGGAGGGGCAGTTTTCATTGAAGGGAAGTTGTTCAGGGGTTATAAAAATCTTGGAGCAGAATTTGGACATGTAACTATTGACCCTGATGGACCTATATGTAACTGTGGAAATAAGGGTTGCTTAGAAGCCTTTGCTTCAAAGACAGGAATAAGGAATTTCCTTTATAAGAAAAAGAAAGAAGGAGTTGAACATATTTTAACAAGAAATCCATTAAAAGTAGAACCAGAAGCAGTTTATGAAATGGCAAAAAAGGGAGATACCTTAGCAGTTGAATGTTTTAAAAATTTAGGATGGGCACTTGGAATAGCACTATCTGATTTTGCAAAGGTATTTTCACCACAAAAATTTATAATAGGTGGAGGAATTTCAAATGCTTTTGAAATTTTTTATCCCTTTATTCTTGAAGAGTATTCTTTAAGGGTTCCCCATTACCTTTTAAATATAAAAATTGAAATGGCAGATTTAAAGGATAAAGCAGGTATGTATGGTGCCTCTCTCTACGCCTATGATTCAATTCTTAAAGAAAAATAA